The following are encoded in a window of Arvicanthis niloticus isolate mArvNil1 unplaced genomic scaffold, mArvNil1.pat.X pat_scaffold_73_arrow_ctg1, whole genome shotgun sequence genomic DNA:
- the LOC117702370 gene encoding coiled-coil domain-containing protein 12-like — MSSRVAAEWCPSSSLGPFWLLSLEEELPPTRPVLFFPPLVEEKVKEQLEAAKPEPVIEEVDLANLAPRKPDWDLKRDVAKKLEKLEKQTQSAIAELIRERLKDQKDSLASAVAANIEPEACDSD; from the exons ATGTCTTCCAGGGTTGCTGCTGAGTggtgtccctcctcttccctggggccctTTTGGCTGTTAAGTCTGGAGGAAGAGCTCCCACCCACCAGGCCTGTGTTGTTCTTTCCCCCTCtagtggaggagaaggtgaaggagcagctggaggctgccaagccagagcctgtcattgaggaagtg gaCCTGGCCAACCTGGCACCTCGGAAACCTGACTG GGATCTGAAGAGAGATGTGGctaagaagctggagaagctggagaagcagacCCAGAGTGCCATTGCAGAGCTGATCC gTGAACGGCTGAAAGACCAGAAGGACAGCCTGGCCTCTGCAGTGGCTGCCAACATTGAACCAGAGGCCTGTGACTCCGACTGA